Proteins from one Gossypium raimondii isolate GPD5lz chromosome 8, ASM2569854v1, whole genome shotgun sequence genomic window:
- the LOC105793534 gene encoding vanillin aminotransferase has product MVSNKYLRSTLKTQLGSYIKNAAACKSLLEYPIKGQCEARWCSTNTCFKGHNMLAPFTPGWQSTEVNPLVIVKSEGSYVYDINEKKYLDTLAGLWCTALGGNEPRLVAAATDQLNKLPFYHSFWNRTTKPSLDLAKELTETFTATKMAKVFFTNSGSEANDTQVKLVWYYNNALGRPKKKKFIARAKAYHGSTWISASLSGLPPLHQNFDLPPPFVLHTDCPHYWRYHLPGETEEDFSTRLANNLENLILKEGPETIAAFIAEPVMGAGGVIPPPATYFEKVQAVVNKYDILFIADEVISAFGRLGTMFGCDKYNIKPDLVSLAKALSSGYMPIGAVMVSPQVTEVVYSQSNKLGNFSHGFTYTGHPVACAVASESIKLYKERNIVEKVKSISPRFQDGLKSFSDSPIVGEIRGTGLILSTEFTDKKSPNEPFPPEWGIGAYFGGQCEKQGMLVRVAGDTIMMSPPFIISPKEVDELISKYGNALKATEEKVNSLKSQHNKQ; this is encoded by the exons atggtttctaACAAGTACCTTCGATCAACTCTGAAAACCCAG CTTGGTTCATATATAAAGAATGCTGCAGCATGCAAAAGCTTATTGGAGTATCCAATCAAGGGTCAATGTGAGGCCAGATGGTGTAGTACCAACACATGTTTCAAGGGGCATAATATGCTGGCTCCATTCACACCTGGGTGGCAGAGTACCGAAGTGAATCCTTTGGTTATTGTTAAGTCAGAG GGAAGCTATGTGTATGATATCAATGAGAAAAAGTATCTGGATACTCTTGCTGGTCTATGGTGTACAGCATTAG GAGGAAATGAACCTCGACTTGTGGCTGCTGCAACCGATCAATTGAATAAGTTGCCATTTTACCATTCCTTTTGGAATCGTACAACTAAACCATCATTA GATCTTGCTAAGGAACTTACTGAAACTTTTACTGCAACCAAAATGGCAAAAGTCTTCTTTACAAATAGTGGATCTGAAGCAAATGATACTCAG gTGAAGCTTGTTTGGTATTATAATAATGCACTTGGAAgaccaaagaagaagaaatttattGCTCGAGCCAAAGc ATACCATGGTTCAACTTGGATATCAGCTAGTCTTTCAGG ACTTCCACCTCTGCATCAAAACTTCGACCTGCCACCTCCATTTGTGTTGCACACTGATTGCCCTCATTATTGGCGCTATCATTTACCag GTGAAACTGAGGAGGATTTCTCAACCAGATTAGCCAACAATTTAGAAAACCTTATTCTCAAAGAGGGTCCAGAGACG ATTGCTGCATTTATTGCTGAGCCTGTGATGGGAGCAGGTGGTGTTATACCTCCTCCTGCTACTTATTTTGAGAAG GTACAAGCTGTTGTGAATAAATACGACATACTTTTCATTGCGGACGAG GTTATTTCTGCATTTGGGAGGCTTGGGACAATGTTTGGAtgtgataaatacaatataaaaccAGATCTTGTTTCACTTGCAAAG GCCCTTTCTTCAGGATATATGCCCATTGGAGCAGTCATGGTGAGCCCTCAAGTAACAGAAGTCGTTTATTCTCAAAGCAACAAGCTTG GTAATTTCTCTCATGGATTTACCTACACCGGACACCCTGTAGCCTGCGCTGTTGCAAGTGAATCAATCAAGCTCTACAA GGAAAGGAATATTGTTGAGAAAGTGAAGAGCATATCTCCAAGGTTTCAAGATggtttaaaatcattttcagaCAGCCCAATTGTTGGAGAG ATCCGAGGTACGGGCTTGATACTGAGTACAGAATTTACAGACAAGAAGTCACCCAATGAACCTTTCCCTCCTGAATGGG gaattggtgcatATTTTGGAGGACAGTGCGAGAAGCAAGGGATGCTAGTTCGTGTTGCCGGTGACACCATAATGATGTCTCCACCCTTTATAATTAGTCCCAAAGAGGTTGATGAG TTAATAAGCAAATATGGGAATGCATTGAAGGCAACCGAGGAGAAGGTGAACTCACTCAAGTCTCAGCACAATAAACAGTGA